In Oncorhynchus gorbuscha isolate QuinsamMale2020 ecotype Even-year unplaced genomic scaffold, OgorEven_v1.0 Un_scaffold_4788, whole genome shotgun sequence, the genomic window TCAGGGCCTCCAGATATAGAGGCCTGTTATCAAAGCAGGGAGATCACTGATGATGGTCACCTCCCTTTTGACTTCATTTCAGACATTTTCAAAGGCACAATTTCTGCAAAgagtttgttttgtgtgtgtgtgtgtgtgtgtgtgtgtgtgtgtgtgtgtgtgtgtgtgtgtgtgtgtgtgtgtgtgtgtgtgtgtgtgtgtgtgtgtgtgtgtgtgtgtgtgtgtgtgtgtgtgtgtgtgtgtgtgtgtgtgtgtgtgtgtgtgtgtgtgtgtgaacgagaTGTAGTACCCACTAGTAGAGACACTGAGGTGACAGACAGAACTAGGATAAATGAACTTTACCAACTTGTCACGGTGACCATTTGTGGTTGCTATCGAGTGCGTGAGGCCACCGACCAATCAAACACTTTTATTGAGATTTGCCAGCTTTCtttcagtcagtctggacagtcTCTCCGTAGAGAGGCGTCCTTTAGTTAGTTAGTACTGGGCTGTCTGTCCGCCTGTCTCATCACAGCTTGTCGTCTCTGTCCAGCAGCGCCTGCAGTTCGTGCTGGATGTCCTCGGGGAGCTCCAGGGCAGGCAGGTCGTCCAGAGATGTCCTGGGTGGGCATCTCCAGAGGGGGCAGGTTAGGTATGGAGatgtccttgttcctcctctcctctgactggGGAAGAACCCACAGCTCTGATTTCTCCAGTAAGTCTGTGTCCGCTGCATCCCTCTTCAGCCGGATGTTCTCCCCTCGCAGGCGCTTGTTGTCCTGGGTCAGTTTCTCGTTCTCTCCCAGCAGAATGTCTATGTGGCGCCGCAGGCTGGCGATGGTGGTCTGCTGCTCCTCCAGACGGGTCTTATCATCCTTGTGGGCCTTGCTGCCGGGGCagggtgtggggggagggggggagccCTTGTTCTTCAGGAGGTACAGCCAGGTGTCGTACTCCCTCTCTGGGTGGCGGGGGGGCTCGTTGGTCACGAGGCCGGGGGGCTGGTCGGTAGAGGGGTGGCTCAGGAGGACCATGGGATTGCCTTCCTGTCTGGTCCTCTTCCACTTCTCCTCAATAAGACGCTGCTGCTTCACGTGGCTGTCTCTCTGGAGCGCCATGGACAAACCagcctggaggagacagacaggcctcAGGCACGActcaacaccacctc contains:
- the LOC124028746 gene encoding LOW QUALITY PROTEIN: nuclear receptor-binding factor 2-like (The sequence of the model RefSeq protein was modified relative to this genomic sequence to represent the inferred CDS: inserted 2 bases in 1 codon), which gives rise to MEVVDSPLNLAHQQSRKADRLLAAGKYEEAISCHGKAAELLREAMKLTECEQAGLSMALQRDSHVKQQRLIEEKWKRTRQEGNPMVLLSHPSTDQPPGLVTNEPPRHPEREYDTWLYLLKNKGSPPPPTPCPGSKAHKDDKTRLEEQQTTIASLRRHIDILLGENEKLTQDNKRLRGENIRLKRDAADTDLLEKSELWVLPQSEERRNKDISIPNLPPLEMPTQDIXLDDLPALELPEDIQHELQALLDRDDKL